The following are from one region of the Primulina eburnea isolate SZY01 chromosome 17, ASM2296580v1, whole genome shotgun sequence genome:
- the LOC140818785 gene encoding trihelix transcription factor PTL-like gives MKQRDGSIVLYKNSKPFLSKDTIRVCRFIHRCPPPLSFLTIPYFLSDPLNPLLSLSLYFKKRALRVLFKLLFAFLYMEDQYGMADLGQYMSGRALFPPIPPRQDSLSGHRGSTPQYPYEMIMFRSDNTATASVPTGDNTTCAGGTAASASGAAAGDGLSRIDGGGGRVAGRWPRQETLTLLEIRSRLDSRFKEANQKGPLWDEVSRIMSEEHAYKRSSKKCREKFENLYKYYKKTKEGKAGRQDGKHYRFFRQLEALYGETNNSAAVSETHFNSGSFNPNASKLSTSSANNQESYPGFKFSDTSLSLSNSWDFDPTSSDDNENDPGTDDNNQNMRKRRGKRGWKVKIKDFIDTQMKKLMDKQEAWMEKMMKTIEDKEKERIQREEEWRKQDAERMERERNLWVSERAWIEARDVSLMDTLHKMARKEPRASLQEEVMLTDIRSLKENYHNDNGSETITNSLKCNDFWPECEISRLIQLRNGMESKFQQSGISEEVLWDEITTKMAFSGYDKSGLCCREKWESINNNVLKFKKKRKENSRICSFYQNYESMCNQGGGSYSYNTELNRNNNLPVAANNTGNGISDTCLRYYVGDVYGRIVD, from the exons ATGAAACAGAGAGATGGGTCCATTGTActctacaagaattcaaaacCTTTTCTCAGTAAGGACACGATCCGGGTCTGCCGCTTCATCCACCGTTGTCCCCCACCACTTTCTTTTCTTACCATTCCATATTTTCTCTCTGATCCCTTAAACCctcttctctctctctctctctatttCAAGAAACGAGCGCTGCGTGTGTTGTTTAAACTTCTTTTTGCCTTCCTCTACATGGAAGATCAATACGGGATGGCGGATCTAGGGCAGTACATGAGTGGGAGGGCTTTATTTCCGCCCATCCCGCCGCGTCAAGACTCGCTTTCGGGCCACAGGGGTTCGACCCCACAGTACCCGTATGAGATGATCATGTTTCGGTCGGATAATACTGCGACTGCTTCTGTTCCTACAGGTGATAACACGACTTGTGCAGGCGGTACTGCAGCTTCCGCCAGCGGCGCCGCTGCGGGTGACGGTTTAAGTCGGATAGATGGTGGTGGAGGTCGTGTGGCGGGGAGGTGGCCGAGGCAGGAGACGCTTACTCTTCTAGAGATCAGATCGAGGCTTGATTCCAGGTTTAAGGAGGCCAATCAAAAGGGTCCCTTATGGGACGAGGTCTCGAG GATAATGTCTGAGGAACATGCATATAAGAGAAGTAGCAAGAAATGCCGAGAGAAATTCGAGAATTTGTACAAATATTACAAAAAGACGAAAGAAGGGAAAGCAGGAAGGCAAGATGGGAAGCATTACAGGTTTTTCAGACAACTCGAAGCTCTTTATGGTGAAACTAATAATTCAGCTGCCGTTTCCGAAACCCATTTCAATAGTGGAAGTTTTAATCCCAATGCTTCGAAATTAAGTACTTCATCAGCTAATAATCAAGAATCGTATCCAGGTTTTAAGTTCTCTGATACTAGCCTTAGTCTCTCAAATTCTTGGGATTTTGATCCTACTTCATCAGATGATAATGAAAACGATCCTGGGACAGATGACAATAATCAAAACATGAGAAAAAGAAGGGGGAAAAGGGGTTGGAAAGTTAAGATTAAAGATTTTATCGATACGCAGATGAAGAAACTGATGGATAAACAAGAAGCCTGGATGGAGAAAATGATGAAAACTATTGAAGATAAGGAGAAAGAAAGAATTCAAAGAGAGGAAGAATGGAGAAAACAAGATGCAGAAAGAATGGAAAGAGAGCGCAATTTATGGGTTAGCGAAAGAGCTTGGATTGAAGCTAGGGATGTTTCTTTAATGGATACTTTGCACAAAATGGCTCGAAAAGAACCGAGGGCTTCGCTGCAAGAGGAGGTGATGTTGACGGATATTCGAAGCCTAAAGGAAAATTACCATAACGATAATGGTAGTGAAACAATAACCAATTCGCTGAAATGCAACGATTTCTGGCCAGAATGTGAAATTTCAAGATTGATTCAACTAAGAAATGGGATGGAATCAAAGTTTCAGCAAAGTGGGATCTCTGAAGAGGTTCTATGGGACGAAATAACCACAAAAATGGCTTTTTCTGGATATGACAAGAGTGGTCTATGCTGCAGAGAAAAATGGGAAAGCATCAACAATAATGTACTGAAATTtaagaagaaaagaaaggagAACTCAAGAATCTGTagtttttatcaaaattatgAGTCCATGTGCAATCAAGGAGGAGGATCATATTCTTATAATACTGAACTTAATCGGAACAATAATTTGCCCGTAGCGGCAAATAATACTGGCAATGGAATAAGCGACACTTGCCTTAGGTACTATGTGGGAGATGTGTATGGGAGAATTGTGGACTGA